From Coffea arabica cultivar ET-39 chromosome 2e, Coffea Arabica ET-39 HiFi, whole genome shotgun sequence, the proteins below share one genomic window:
- the LOC113732978 gene encoding uncharacterized protein isoform X2, translating to MGSLGGEIARKKAMWLSPKVIGVSPSERWGHSACYSNGLVYIFGGCCGGMHFSDVLVLNLETMDWSTLVTKGQGPGPRDSHSAVIVGYKMIVFGGTNGSKKVNDLYVLDLRSKEWTYPECKGTPPSPRESHTATLVGDEKLLIFGGSGEGEANYLNDLHVLDLKTMRWASPEVKGNVPVPRDSHSAVAISNRLILYGGDSGDRYQGDVDVLDMDTLTWSRMDTQGSSPGARAGHSSVNIETKVYVIGGVAHKQYYNDVWILDIVSCSWSQLDICGQKPRGRFSHTAVVTNLDTVTVFGGCGEDEHPLNELLILQLGVDYANGLYKMPFYKTSGNQCNQERKRFLREAENGLKRTVLMATSETLFIKDAEELKPLPKKSFCMDTDAFQMKKRRTNNLKMYGIASDAEEHSLSLSQSSSPSQSDQEQTPIKKCTEVSPQVLPIFKQYRATPASLQSNHVPLNQPNPRIITPRTRQELHVFGEHPDQSKLHNLQAVNFRKHELHFSADGQRSLEPGQFQNLIGAEVRGNVDGEFDSGYLMTATVNGRTFRGVLFAPGPYLVPRGVNLGQRPSSLRNQVNSSASHSSLGALRQSQQPTKQYAPEFQLAEVRRPISAVRSHPSSNTEPNLKSELHGVVLSLGGPGSGNGKL from the exons GGATGTTGTGGCGGGATGCATTTTAGTGATGTTCTTGTACTAAATCTGGAGACAATGGATTGGAGCACTCTGGTGACCAAGGGACAGGGCCCGGGACCAAGAGACAGCCACAGTGCTGTAATAGTTGGGTACAAGATGATTGTCTTTGGGGGTACAAATGGTTCAAAAAAAGTTAATGATCTGTATGTACTAGATCTCAGGTCTAAAGAGTGGACATATCCTGAATGCAAAGGAACTCCGCCTTCCCCACGTGAAAGCCATACAGCTACACTTGTTGGTGATGAAAAATTGCTGATATTTGGGGGAAGTGGAGAGGGGGAAGCAAACTATTTGAATGACTTGCATGTTCTAGATCTTAAAACTATGAGGTGGGCTTCCCCAGAGGTAAAGGGAAATGTTCCTGTCCCTAGGGATAGTCACAGTGCTGTTGCCATCAGTAACAGGCTTATCTTGTATGGTGGAGACTCTGGTGATCGATACCAAGGTGATGTCGATGTGCTTGATATGGATACATTAACTTGGTCAAGG ATGGATACTCAGGGGTCTTCACCTGGTGCTCGAGCAGGTCATTCTTCTGTAAATATAGAAACAAAG GTGTATGTGATTGGCGGGGTAGCGCACAAGCAGTACTACAATGATGTCTGGATTCTTGATATAGTTTCCTGCTCATGGAGTCAACTGGACATATGTGGCCAAAAACCACGAGGAAGATTTTCCCATACAGCTGTTGTGACCAATTTGGACACAGTAACAGTTTTTGGAGG TTGTGGTGAGGATGAGCATCCGCTCAATGAGCTACTCATCCTGCAGCTTGGAGTAGACTATGCTAATGGACTGTATAAGATGCCGTTCTATAAAACTTCTGGCAACCAATGTAATCAAGAACGTAAGAGGTTTCTCAGAGAAGCAGAGAATGGTTTG AAAAGAACAGTGCTGATGGCCACCAGTGAAACTTTGTTCATAAAGGATGCCGAAGAATTGAAACCATTGCCAAAGAAGTCTTTCTGCATGGATACAG ATgcttttcaaatgaaaaaaaggaggaCAAACAACTTAAAGATGTATGGTATCGCGTCAGATGCTGAAGAGCATTCACTTTCACTCTCCCAAAGTTCATCTCCTTCTCAATCTGATCAGGAACAGACTCCTATCAAGAAATGCACAGAAGTCAGTCCTCAGGTGCTTCCGATATTTAAGCAGTACCGTGCAACTCCAGCGAGTTTGCAGTCAAATCATGTTCCTCTGAACCAGCCAAACCCCAGAATCATCACCCCACGGACTAGACAAGAGTTGCATGTTTTTGGAGAGCATCCAGATCAGTCGAAACTGCACAATCTACAAGCTGTTAATTTTCGTAAACATGAGTTGCATTTTTCAGCAGATGGGCAGAGATCCCTGGAGCCAGGACAGTTTCAAAACTTG ATTGGAGCTGAAGTTCGTGGCAATGTTGATGGTGAATTTGATTCTGGTTATCTGATGACTGCCACGGTTAATGGTAGGACTTTCAGAGGCGTCCTGTTTGCCCCG GGACCTTATCTTGTGCCAAGAGGGGTAAATCTTGGTCAGAGGCCTTCATCACTCAGAAACCAAGTAAATTCTAGTGCAAGTCATTCAAGTCTTGGTGCATTAAGGCAATCTCAGCAGCCGACAAAGCAATATGCTCCAGAATTTCAACTAGCCGAAGTTAGAAGGCCAATTTCGGCCGTTAGATCGCATCCATCCTCCAATACAGAGCCAAACCTCAAGAGTGAACTTCATGGGGTTGTTCTATCACTGGGAGGTCCAGGAAGTGGCAATGGCAAATTGTAG
- the LOC113732978 gene encoding uncharacterized protein isoform X4 — MHFSDVLVLNLETMDWSTLVTKGQGPGPRDSHSAVIVGYKMIVFGGTNGSKKVNDLYVLDLRSKEWTYPECKGTPPSPRESHTATLVGDEKLLIFGGSGEGEANYLNDLHVLDLKTMRWASPEVKGNVPVPRDSHSAVAISNRLILYGGDSGDRYQGDVDVLDMDTLTWSRMDTQGSSPGARAGHSSVNIETKVYVIGGVAHKQYYNDVWILDIVSCSWSQLDICGQKPRGRFSHTAVVTNLDTVTVFGGCGEDEHPLNELLILQLGVDYANGLYKMPFYKTSGNQCNQERKRFLREAENGLQKRTVLMATSETLFIKDAEELKPLPKKSFCMDTDAFQMKKRRTNNLKMYGIASDAEEHSLSLSQSSSPSQSDQEQTPIKKCTEVSPQVLPIFKQYRATPASLQSNHVPLNQPNPRIITPRTRQELHVFGEHPDQSKLHNLQAVNFRKHELHFSADGQRSLEPGQFQNLIGAEVRGNVDGEFDSGYLMTATVNGRTFRGVLFAPGPYLVPRGVNLGQRPSSLRNQVNSSASHSSLGALRQSQQPTKQYAPEFQLAEVRRPISAVRSHPSSNTEPNLKSELHGVVLSLGGPGSGNGKL, encoded by the exons ATGCATTTTAGTGATGTTCTTGTACTAAATCTGGAGACAATGGATTGGAGCACTCTGGTGACCAAGGGACAGGGCCCGGGACCAAGAGACAGCCACAGTGCTGTAATAGTTGGGTACAAGATGATTGTCTTTGGGGGTACAAATGGTTCAAAAAAAGTTAATGATCTGTATGTACTAGATCTCAGGTCTAAAGAGTGGACATATCCTGAATGCAAAGGAACTCCGCCTTCCCCACGTGAAAGCCATACAGCTACACTTGTTGGTGATGAAAAATTGCTGATATTTGGGGGAAGTGGAGAGGGGGAAGCAAACTATTTGAATGACTTGCATGTTCTAGATCTTAAAACTATGAGGTGGGCTTCCCCAGAGGTAAAGGGAAATGTTCCTGTCCCTAGGGATAGTCACAGTGCTGTTGCCATCAGTAACAGGCTTATCTTGTATGGTGGAGACTCTGGTGATCGATACCAAGGTGATGTCGATGTGCTTGATATGGATACATTAACTTGGTCAAGG ATGGATACTCAGGGGTCTTCACCTGGTGCTCGAGCAGGTCATTCTTCTGTAAATATAGAAACAAAG GTGTATGTGATTGGCGGGGTAGCGCACAAGCAGTACTACAATGATGTCTGGATTCTTGATATAGTTTCCTGCTCATGGAGTCAACTGGACATATGTGGCCAAAAACCACGAGGAAGATTTTCCCATACAGCTGTTGTGACCAATTTGGACACAGTAACAGTTTTTGGAGG TTGTGGTGAGGATGAGCATCCGCTCAATGAGCTACTCATCCTGCAGCTTGGAGTAGACTATGCTAATGGACTGTATAAGATGCCGTTCTATAAAACTTCTGGCAACCAATGTAATCAAGAACGTAAGAGGTTTCTCAGAGAAGCAGAGAATGGTTTG CAGAAAAGAACAGTGCTGATGGCCACCAGTGAAACTTTGTTCATAAAGGATGCCGAAGAATTGAAACCATTGCCAAAGAAGTCTTTCTGCATGGATACAG ATgcttttcaaatgaaaaaaaggaggaCAAACAACTTAAAGATGTATGGTATCGCGTCAGATGCTGAAGAGCATTCACTTTCACTCTCCCAAAGTTCATCTCCTTCTCAATCTGATCAGGAACAGACTCCTATCAAGAAATGCACAGAAGTCAGTCCTCAGGTGCTTCCGATATTTAAGCAGTACCGTGCAACTCCAGCGAGTTTGCAGTCAAATCATGTTCCTCTGAACCAGCCAAACCCCAGAATCATCACCCCACGGACTAGACAAGAGTTGCATGTTTTTGGAGAGCATCCAGATCAGTCGAAACTGCACAATCTACAAGCTGTTAATTTTCGTAAACATGAGTTGCATTTTTCAGCAGATGGGCAGAGATCCCTGGAGCCAGGACAGTTTCAAAACTTG ATTGGAGCTGAAGTTCGTGGCAATGTTGATGGTGAATTTGATTCTGGTTATCTGATGACTGCCACGGTTAATGGTAGGACTTTCAGAGGCGTCCTGTTTGCCCCG GGACCTTATCTTGTGCCAAGAGGGGTAAATCTTGGTCAGAGGCCTTCATCACTCAGAAACCAAGTAAATTCTAGTGCAAGTCATTCAAGTCTTGGTGCATTAAGGCAATCTCAGCAGCCGACAAAGCAATATGCTCCAGAATTTCAACTAGCCGAAGTTAGAAGGCCAATTTCGGCCGTTAGATCGCATCCATCCTCCAATACAGAGCCAAACCTCAAGAGTGAACTTCATGGGGTTGTTCTATCACTGGGAGGTCCAGGAAGTGGCAATGGCAAATTGTAG
- the LOC113732978 gene encoding uncharacterized protein isoform X1 — protein sequence MGSLGGEIARKKAMWLSPKVIGVSPSERWGHSACYSNGLVYIFGGCCGGMHFSDVLVLNLETMDWSTLVTKGQGPGPRDSHSAVIVGYKMIVFGGTNGSKKVNDLYVLDLRSKEWTYPECKGTPPSPRESHTATLVGDEKLLIFGGSGEGEANYLNDLHVLDLKTMRWASPEVKGNVPVPRDSHSAVAISNRLILYGGDSGDRYQGDVDVLDMDTLTWSRMDTQGSSPGARAGHSSVNIETKVYVIGGVAHKQYYNDVWILDIVSCSWSQLDICGQKPRGRFSHTAVVTNLDTVTVFGGCGEDEHPLNELLILQLGVDYANGLYKMPFYKTSGNQCNQERKRFLREAENGLQKRTVLMATSETLFIKDAEELKPLPKKSFCMDTDAFQMKKRRTNNLKMYGIASDAEEHSLSLSQSSSPSQSDQEQTPIKKCTEVSPQVLPIFKQYRATPASLQSNHVPLNQPNPRIITPRTRQELHVFGEHPDQSKLHNLQAVNFRKHELHFSADGQRSLEPGQFQNLIGAEVRGNVDGEFDSGYLMTATVNGRTFRGVLFAPGPYLVPRGVNLGQRPSSLRNQVNSSASHSSLGALRQSQQPTKQYAPEFQLAEVRRPISAVRSHPSSNTEPNLKSELHGVVLSLGGPGSGNGKL from the exons GGATGTTGTGGCGGGATGCATTTTAGTGATGTTCTTGTACTAAATCTGGAGACAATGGATTGGAGCACTCTGGTGACCAAGGGACAGGGCCCGGGACCAAGAGACAGCCACAGTGCTGTAATAGTTGGGTACAAGATGATTGTCTTTGGGGGTACAAATGGTTCAAAAAAAGTTAATGATCTGTATGTACTAGATCTCAGGTCTAAAGAGTGGACATATCCTGAATGCAAAGGAACTCCGCCTTCCCCACGTGAAAGCCATACAGCTACACTTGTTGGTGATGAAAAATTGCTGATATTTGGGGGAAGTGGAGAGGGGGAAGCAAACTATTTGAATGACTTGCATGTTCTAGATCTTAAAACTATGAGGTGGGCTTCCCCAGAGGTAAAGGGAAATGTTCCTGTCCCTAGGGATAGTCACAGTGCTGTTGCCATCAGTAACAGGCTTATCTTGTATGGTGGAGACTCTGGTGATCGATACCAAGGTGATGTCGATGTGCTTGATATGGATACATTAACTTGGTCAAGG ATGGATACTCAGGGGTCTTCACCTGGTGCTCGAGCAGGTCATTCTTCTGTAAATATAGAAACAAAG GTGTATGTGATTGGCGGGGTAGCGCACAAGCAGTACTACAATGATGTCTGGATTCTTGATATAGTTTCCTGCTCATGGAGTCAACTGGACATATGTGGCCAAAAACCACGAGGAAGATTTTCCCATACAGCTGTTGTGACCAATTTGGACACAGTAACAGTTTTTGGAGG TTGTGGTGAGGATGAGCATCCGCTCAATGAGCTACTCATCCTGCAGCTTGGAGTAGACTATGCTAATGGACTGTATAAGATGCCGTTCTATAAAACTTCTGGCAACCAATGTAATCAAGAACGTAAGAGGTTTCTCAGAGAAGCAGAGAATGGTTTG CAGAAAAGAACAGTGCTGATGGCCACCAGTGAAACTTTGTTCATAAAGGATGCCGAAGAATTGAAACCATTGCCAAAGAAGTCTTTCTGCATGGATACAG ATgcttttcaaatgaaaaaaaggaggaCAAACAACTTAAAGATGTATGGTATCGCGTCAGATGCTGAAGAGCATTCACTTTCACTCTCCCAAAGTTCATCTCCTTCTCAATCTGATCAGGAACAGACTCCTATCAAGAAATGCACAGAAGTCAGTCCTCAGGTGCTTCCGATATTTAAGCAGTACCGTGCAACTCCAGCGAGTTTGCAGTCAAATCATGTTCCTCTGAACCAGCCAAACCCCAGAATCATCACCCCACGGACTAGACAAGAGTTGCATGTTTTTGGAGAGCATCCAGATCAGTCGAAACTGCACAATCTACAAGCTGTTAATTTTCGTAAACATGAGTTGCATTTTTCAGCAGATGGGCAGAGATCCCTGGAGCCAGGACAGTTTCAAAACTTG ATTGGAGCTGAAGTTCGTGGCAATGTTGATGGTGAATTTGATTCTGGTTATCTGATGACTGCCACGGTTAATGGTAGGACTTTCAGAGGCGTCCTGTTTGCCCCG GGACCTTATCTTGTGCCAAGAGGGGTAAATCTTGGTCAGAGGCCTTCATCACTCAGAAACCAAGTAAATTCTAGTGCAAGTCATTCAAGTCTTGGTGCATTAAGGCAATCTCAGCAGCCGACAAAGCAATATGCTCCAGAATTTCAACTAGCCGAAGTTAGAAGGCCAATTTCGGCCGTTAGATCGCATCCATCCTCCAATACAGAGCCAAACCTCAAGAGTGAACTTCATGGGGTTGTTCTATCACTGGGAGGTCCAGGAAGTGGCAATGGCAAATTGTAG
- the LOC113732978 gene encoding uncharacterized protein isoform X3: protein MLISFALFLAFSFLLYNYLLDHLLSSTIGCCGGMHFSDVLVLNLETMDWSTLVTKGQGPGPRDSHSAVIVGYKMIVFGGTNGSKKVNDLYVLDLRSKEWTYPECKGTPPSPRESHTATLVGDEKLLIFGGSGEGEANYLNDLHVLDLKTMRWASPEVKGNVPVPRDSHSAVAISNRLILYGGDSGDRYQGDVDVLDMDTLTWSRMDTQGSSPGARAGHSSVNIETKVYVIGGVAHKQYYNDVWILDIVSCSWSQLDICGQKPRGRFSHTAVVTNLDTVTVFGGCGEDEHPLNELLILQLGVDYANGLYKMPFYKTSGNQCNQERKRFLREAENGLQKRTVLMATSETLFIKDAEELKPLPKKSFCMDTDAFQMKKRRTNNLKMYGIASDAEEHSLSLSQSSSPSQSDQEQTPIKKCTEVSPQVLPIFKQYRATPASLQSNHVPLNQPNPRIITPRTRQELHVFGEHPDQSKLHNLQAVNFRKHELHFSADGQRSLEPGQFQNLIGAEVRGNVDGEFDSGYLMTATVNGRTFRGVLFAPGPYLVPRGVNLGQRPSSLRNQVNSSASHSSLGALRQSQQPTKQYAPEFQLAEVRRPISAVRSHPSSNTEPNLKSELHGVVLSLGGPGSGNGKL from the exons ATGCTGATTTCTTTTGCTCTATTTCTAGCTTTTTCTTTCCTCCTTTATAATTATCTTCTTGATCATTTGTTATCTTCAACGATC GGATGTTGTGGCGGGATGCATTTTAGTGATGTTCTTGTACTAAATCTGGAGACAATGGATTGGAGCACTCTGGTGACCAAGGGACAGGGCCCGGGACCAAGAGACAGCCACAGTGCTGTAATAGTTGGGTACAAGATGATTGTCTTTGGGGGTACAAATGGTTCAAAAAAAGTTAATGATCTGTATGTACTAGATCTCAGGTCTAAAGAGTGGACATATCCTGAATGCAAAGGAACTCCGCCTTCCCCACGTGAAAGCCATACAGCTACACTTGTTGGTGATGAAAAATTGCTGATATTTGGGGGAAGTGGAGAGGGGGAAGCAAACTATTTGAATGACTTGCATGTTCTAGATCTTAAAACTATGAGGTGGGCTTCCCCAGAGGTAAAGGGAAATGTTCCTGTCCCTAGGGATAGTCACAGTGCTGTTGCCATCAGTAACAGGCTTATCTTGTATGGTGGAGACTCTGGTGATCGATACCAAGGTGATGTCGATGTGCTTGATATGGATACATTAACTTGGTCAAGG ATGGATACTCAGGGGTCTTCACCTGGTGCTCGAGCAGGTCATTCTTCTGTAAATATAGAAACAAAG GTGTATGTGATTGGCGGGGTAGCGCACAAGCAGTACTACAATGATGTCTGGATTCTTGATATAGTTTCCTGCTCATGGAGTCAACTGGACATATGTGGCCAAAAACCACGAGGAAGATTTTCCCATACAGCTGTTGTGACCAATTTGGACACAGTAACAGTTTTTGGAGG TTGTGGTGAGGATGAGCATCCGCTCAATGAGCTACTCATCCTGCAGCTTGGAGTAGACTATGCTAATGGACTGTATAAGATGCCGTTCTATAAAACTTCTGGCAACCAATGTAATCAAGAACGTAAGAGGTTTCTCAGAGAAGCAGAGAATGGTTTG CAGAAAAGAACAGTGCTGATGGCCACCAGTGAAACTTTGTTCATAAAGGATGCCGAAGAATTGAAACCATTGCCAAAGAAGTCTTTCTGCATGGATACAG ATgcttttcaaatgaaaaaaaggaggaCAAACAACTTAAAGATGTATGGTATCGCGTCAGATGCTGAAGAGCATTCACTTTCACTCTCCCAAAGTTCATCTCCTTCTCAATCTGATCAGGAACAGACTCCTATCAAGAAATGCACAGAAGTCAGTCCTCAGGTGCTTCCGATATTTAAGCAGTACCGTGCAACTCCAGCGAGTTTGCAGTCAAATCATGTTCCTCTGAACCAGCCAAACCCCAGAATCATCACCCCACGGACTAGACAAGAGTTGCATGTTTTTGGAGAGCATCCAGATCAGTCGAAACTGCACAATCTACAAGCTGTTAATTTTCGTAAACATGAGTTGCATTTTTCAGCAGATGGGCAGAGATCCCTGGAGCCAGGACAGTTTCAAAACTTG ATTGGAGCTGAAGTTCGTGGCAATGTTGATGGTGAATTTGATTCTGGTTATCTGATGACTGCCACGGTTAATGGTAGGACTTTCAGAGGCGTCCTGTTTGCCCCG GGACCTTATCTTGTGCCAAGAGGGGTAAATCTTGGTCAGAGGCCTTCATCACTCAGAAACCAAGTAAATTCTAGTGCAAGTCATTCAAGTCTTGGTGCATTAAGGCAATCTCAGCAGCCGACAAAGCAATATGCTCCAGAATTTCAACTAGCCGAAGTTAGAAGGCCAATTTCGGCCGTTAGATCGCATCCATCCTCCAATACAGAGCCAAACCTCAAGAGTGAACTTCATGGGGTTGTTCTATCACTGGGAGGTCCAGGAAGTGGCAATGGCAAATTGTAG